From Pectinophora gossypiella chromosome 18, ilPecGoss1.1, whole genome shotgun sequence, one genomic window encodes:
- the LOC126374996 gene encoding uncharacterized protein LOC126374996 isoform X1 — MVVRVGVGPQRAELAVAGAVERRQLRRLPHAHVVHGEQDGGQRHRQQISADTGESMTCNQILQSSVNLAVALQRLGLKKNDVVALSSENRFEFTVTALAIMYSGGVLSTLNVTYSPGEISHVFNITKPKFIFTSPITAQNIHDCSKDLPYVQKIIVFGEFDIIPGLMYNDLVKENVNVNDFEVVDVNGMNDTVAIMCSSGTTGLPKGVELTHVNFLTLCAHMKYYLETSMAKRKHEVKTAMALIPWFHAYGFITSFALLSKPVKIVFLVRFEEQQFLETIQKYKVNMTTLVPPLAVFLAKHPLVTKYDLTSLNEVWCGAAPLSMEIQHAVAKRTGIQSIRQGYGLTEVTMACCVDLTDKGKEGSCGTPAPGMQIKVIDIESGKRLGPRKEGELWIKSPLRMKGYLGDKASSDALIDAEGYVRTGDIGYYDEEGFFYIVDRLKELIKYKGFQVAPAELEALLLQHKGVADCGVVGLPDETAGELPLAFVVPQPGHKPSEDELVKYVASKVSPAKHLRGGVIFINEIPKNASGKILRRELRAMLKQKQKSKL; from the exons ATAAGCGCGGATACCGGGGAGTCTATGACGTGCAACCAAATCCTTCAAAGCAGTGTGAACTTAGCAGTGGCACTACAGAGGCTAGGTTTGAAGAAGAATGATGTGGTGGCCCTCAGTAGTGAGAACCGGTTTGAGTTCACCGTTACAGCTCTAGCCATTATGTACTCTGGAGGGGTGCTCTCTACACTCAATGTCACATACTCTCCAG GAGAGATCAGCCATGTATTTAACATTACAAAACCTAAGTTCATATTTACGTCACCAATCACTGCTCAAAACATCCACGATTGCAGTAAAGATCTGCCTTATGTACAAAAAATCATAGTATTTGGAGAATTTGACATTATACCTGGACTTATGTACAATGACTTGGTGAAAGAAAATGTGAATGTCAATGATTTTGAGGTTGTTGATGTAAATGGGATGAATGATACGGTTGCCATCATGTGTTCTTCGGGCACCACAGGTCTGCCCAAGGGAGTTGAGCTAACTCATGTCAATTTCCTGACTTTATGTGCACATATGAA ATACTACCTTGAGACTTCGATGGCGAAACGGAAACACGAAGTTAAGACAGCTATGGCTTTGATCCCTTGGTTCCATGCATATGGGTTTATCACCTCATTTGCTCTGTTATCAAAACCCGTGAAAATTGTATTTCTTGTACGCTTTGAGGAGCAACAGTTTTTGGagacaatacaaaaatataag GTAAACATGACAACTTTAGTGCCACCATTAGCTGTGTTCTTAGCTAAGCACCCTCTTGTGACCAAGTATGACTTGACATCGCTTAACGAGGTCTGGTGTGGAGCAGCCCCGCTCTCTATGGAAATACAACATGCAGTTGCTAAAag GACTGGCATACAAAGTATCAGGCAGGGTTACGGTCTTACAGAAGTGACAATGGCTTGTTGCGTAGATCTAACTGATAAAGGAAAAGAGGGATCATGTGGGACGCCTGCGCCTGGCATGCAAATAAAG GTCATCGATATTGAAAGTGGGAAGAGATTAGGGCCCAGAAAAGAAGGCGAATTGTGGATCAAGTCGCCGCTTAGAATGAAGGGTTACCTCGGCGACAAAGCGTCGAGTGATGCCCTGATAGACGCAGAGGGGTACGTCAGAACAGGAGACATAGGATACTACGATGAGGAAGGCTTCTTCTATATTGTGGATCGGCTGAAAGAACTAATAAAGTACAAAGGTTTTCAG GTGGCTCCAGCGGAATTGGAAGCGTTGTTACTGCAGCATAAGGGTGTAGCGGATTGTGGCGTGGTGGGGCTGCCGGACGAAACGGCGGGCGAGCTGCCACTGGCCTTCGTGGTGCCACAACCCGGCCACAAACCCAGCGAGGACGAACTCGTCAAGTACGTCGCTTCTAAG GTATCACCTGCGAAACATTTGCGTGGAGGAGTAATCTTCATAAATGAAATACCCAAGAATGCTTCTGGAAAAATCCTAAGACGAGAATTAAGAGCGAtgttgaaacaaaaacaaaaaagcaaGCTTTAA
- the LOC126374998 gene encoding 3'(2'),5'-bisphosphate nucleotidase 1 isoform X1, whose product MSTSVPLIVRLLASSVSVAGRAGKIVRDVMSKGELGIVEKGKDDYQTEADRSAQRCIIASLSAQFPKMSIIGEEDNPNDVEDDIPSDWLVVDADKDVLKLECPPGLREVKEEDIVVWVDPLDGTSEYTQGALMLKRNPWERWKMYLSHPFISMKWYLSLLQSNYGFLEHVTVLIGISVNEKPVAGVIHQPYFKSVDGGEKKIGRTIWGLPGAAVGGFTPAPPPDSLIITTTRSHSNPLVERALQVMNAAQILRVGGAGYKVLQLLEGVASVYVFASPGCKKWDTCAPEAVLAAAGGKLTDILGNMYKYGAAESRPNKTGVLAAVNEELHSFALSQIPQELKDKLAK is encoded by the exons atgTCGACAAGTGTTCCACTTATTGTGCGGTTGTTGGCGTCTTCTGTATCCGTTGCAGGCAGAGCTGGTAAAATTGTCCGAGATGTTATGAGCAAAGGCGAACTGGGAATAGTTGAAAAG GGTAAGGATGATTATCAAACAGAGGCAGATAGATCAGCACAGAGATGTATTATTGCATCTTTATCTGCCCAGTTTCCTAAAATGAGCATAATTGGAGAAGAGGACAATCCTAATGATGTTGAG GATGATATTCCTAGTGATTGGCTAGTAGTGGATGCTGACAAGGATGTGTTGAAGCTGGAATGCCCTCCAGGATTGAGGGAGGTGAAAGAGGAGGACATAGTTGTCTGGGTGGATCCTCTTGATGGAACCTCTGAATACACTCAAG GTGCCCTAATGTTGAAGAGAAATCCTTGGGAAAGATGGAAAATGTACTTGTCACATCCATTTATTAGTATGAAGTGGTATTTAAGCTTACTGCAATCAAATTATG GATTTTTGGAACATGTGACGGTGTTGATTGGCATATCAGTGAATGAGAAACCAGTTGCGGGTGTGATCCACCAGCCTTACTTCAAGTCTGTGGACGGGGGTGAGAAGAAAATAGGGAGGACGATATGGGGGTTGCCGGGGGCGGCCGTGGGTGGCTTcacgccggcgccgccgccagACTCGCTCATCATCACCACCACGCGAAGCCACTCCAACCCGCTGGTTGAGAGGGCGCTACAAGTCATGAACGCCGCGCAGATACTGAGAGTTGGCGGTGCGGGATACAAA GTGCTGCAATTATTGGAAGGCGTGGCATCTGTGTACGTGTTCGCAAGCCCCGGCTGCAAAAAGTGGGACACATGCGCGCCCGAGGCGGtgctggcggcggcgggcggcaaGCTGACGGATATTCTCGGCAACATGTACAAGTACGGCGCCGCCGAGTCGCGGCCCAACAAGACCGGAGTCCTTGCCGCCGTCAACGAGGAACTTCACTCCTTCGCGCTTAGTCAGATCCCTCAAGAATTGAAGGACAAACTCGCTAAGTAG
- the LOC126374998 gene encoding 3'(2'),5'-bisphosphate nucleotidase 1 isoform X2, which translates to MSTSVPLIVRLLASSVSVAGRAGKIVRDVMSKGELGIVEKGKDDYQTEADRSAQRCIIASLSAQFPKMSIIGEEDNPNDVEDDIPSDWLVVDADKDVLKLECPPGLREVKEEDIVVWVDPLDGTSEYTQGFLEHVTVLIGISVNEKPVAGVIHQPYFKSVDGGEKKIGRTIWGLPGAAVGGFTPAPPPDSLIITTTRSHSNPLVERALQVMNAAQILRVGGAGYKVLQLLEGVASVYVFASPGCKKWDTCAPEAVLAAAGGKLTDILGNMYKYGAAESRPNKTGVLAAVNEELHSFALSQIPQELKDKLAK; encoded by the exons atgTCGACAAGTGTTCCACTTATTGTGCGGTTGTTGGCGTCTTCTGTATCCGTTGCAGGCAGAGCTGGTAAAATTGTCCGAGATGTTATGAGCAAAGGCGAACTGGGAATAGTTGAAAAG GGTAAGGATGATTATCAAACAGAGGCAGATAGATCAGCACAGAGATGTATTATTGCATCTTTATCTGCCCAGTTTCCTAAAATGAGCATAATTGGAGAAGAGGACAATCCTAATGATGTTGAG GATGATATTCCTAGTGATTGGCTAGTAGTGGATGCTGACAAGGATGTGTTGAAGCTGGAATGCCCTCCAGGATTGAGGGAGGTGAAAGAGGAGGACATAGTTGTCTGGGTGGATCCTCTTGATGGAACCTCTGAATACACTCAAG GATTTTTGGAACATGTGACGGTGTTGATTGGCATATCAGTGAATGAGAAACCAGTTGCGGGTGTGATCCACCAGCCTTACTTCAAGTCTGTGGACGGGGGTGAGAAGAAAATAGGGAGGACGATATGGGGGTTGCCGGGGGCGGCCGTGGGTGGCTTcacgccggcgccgccgccagACTCGCTCATCATCACCACCACGCGAAGCCACTCCAACCCGCTGGTTGAGAGGGCGCTACAAGTCATGAACGCCGCGCAGATACTGAGAGTTGGCGGTGCGGGATACAAA GTGCTGCAATTATTGGAAGGCGTGGCATCTGTGTACGTGTTCGCAAGCCCCGGCTGCAAAAAGTGGGACACATGCGCGCCCGAGGCGGtgctggcggcggcgggcggcaaGCTGACGGATATTCTCGGCAACATGTACAAGTACGGCGCCGCCGAGTCGCGGCCCAACAAGACCGGAGTCCTTGCCGCCGTCAACGAGGAACTTCACTCCTTCGCGCTTAGTCAGATCCCTCAAGAATTGAAGGACAAACTCGCTAAGTAG
- the LOC126374996 gene encoding uncharacterized protein LOC126374996 isoform X2, producing the protein MSVTINNNVVFGPEEEPIPAHLSFGQFLFDRLKKGGDQVALISADTGESMTCNQILQSSVNLAVALQRLGLKKNDVVALSSENRFEFTVTALAIMYSGGVLSTLNVTYSPGEISHVFNITKPKFIFTSPITAQNIHDCSKDLPYVQKIIVFGEFDIIPGLMYNDLVKENVNVNDFEVVDVNGMNDTVAIMCSSGTTGLPKGVELTHVNFLTLCAHMKYYLETSMAKRKHEVKTAMALIPWFHAYGFITSFALLSKPVKIVFLVRFEEQQFLETIQKYKVNMTTLVPPLAVFLAKHPLVTKYDLTSLNEVWCGAAPLSMEIQHAVAKRTGIQSIRQGYGLTEVTMACCVDLTDKGKEGSCGTPAPGMQIKVIDIESGKRLGPRKEGELWIKSPLRMKGYLGDKASSDALIDAEGYVRTGDIGYYDEEGFFYIVDRLKELIKYKGFQVAPAELEALLLQHKGVADCGVVGLPDETAGELPLAFVVPQPGHKPSEDELVKYVASKVSPAKHLRGGVIFINEIPKNASGKILRRELRAMLKQKQKSKL; encoded by the exons ATGTCAGTGACAATAAATAACAACGTGGTATTTGGGCCTGAAGAGGAACCGATTCCGGCTCACCTTTCTTTTGGGCAGTTCCTATTCGACCGGTTGAAGAAGGGCGGCGACCAAGTTGCTCTG ATAAGCGCGGATACCGGGGAGTCTATGACGTGCAACCAAATCCTTCAAAGCAGTGTGAACTTAGCAGTGGCACTACAGAGGCTAGGTTTGAAGAAGAATGATGTGGTGGCCCTCAGTAGTGAGAACCGGTTTGAGTTCACCGTTACAGCTCTAGCCATTATGTACTCTGGAGGGGTGCTCTCTACACTCAATGTCACATACTCTCCAG GAGAGATCAGCCATGTATTTAACATTACAAAACCTAAGTTCATATTTACGTCACCAATCACTGCTCAAAACATCCACGATTGCAGTAAAGATCTGCCTTATGTACAAAAAATCATAGTATTTGGAGAATTTGACATTATACCTGGACTTATGTACAATGACTTGGTGAAAGAAAATGTGAATGTCAATGATTTTGAGGTTGTTGATGTAAATGGGATGAATGATACGGTTGCCATCATGTGTTCTTCGGGCACCACAGGTCTGCCCAAGGGAGTTGAGCTAACTCATGTCAATTTCCTGACTTTATGTGCACATATGAA ATACTACCTTGAGACTTCGATGGCGAAACGGAAACACGAAGTTAAGACAGCTATGGCTTTGATCCCTTGGTTCCATGCATATGGGTTTATCACCTCATTTGCTCTGTTATCAAAACCCGTGAAAATTGTATTTCTTGTACGCTTTGAGGAGCAACAGTTTTTGGagacaatacaaaaatataag GTAAACATGACAACTTTAGTGCCACCATTAGCTGTGTTCTTAGCTAAGCACCCTCTTGTGACCAAGTATGACTTGACATCGCTTAACGAGGTCTGGTGTGGAGCAGCCCCGCTCTCTATGGAAATACAACATGCAGTTGCTAAAag GACTGGCATACAAAGTATCAGGCAGGGTTACGGTCTTACAGAAGTGACAATGGCTTGTTGCGTAGATCTAACTGATAAAGGAAAAGAGGGATCATGTGGGACGCCTGCGCCTGGCATGCAAATAAAG GTCATCGATATTGAAAGTGGGAAGAGATTAGGGCCCAGAAAAGAAGGCGAATTGTGGATCAAGTCGCCGCTTAGAATGAAGGGTTACCTCGGCGACAAAGCGTCGAGTGATGCCCTGATAGACGCAGAGGGGTACGTCAGAACAGGAGACATAGGATACTACGATGAGGAAGGCTTCTTCTATATTGTGGATCGGCTGAAAGAACTAATAAAGTACAAAGGTTTTCAG GTGGCTCCAGCGGAATTGGAAGCGTTGTTACTGCAGCATAAGGGTGTAGCGGATTGTGGCGTGGTGGGGCTGCCGGACGAAACGGCGGGCGAGCTGCCACTGGCCTTCGTGGTGCCACAACCCGGCCACAAACCCAGCGAGGACGAACTCGTCAAGTACGTCGCTTCTAAG GTATCACCTGCGAAACATTTGCGTGGAGGAGTAATCTTCATAAATGAAATACCCAAGAATGCTTCTGGAAAAATCCTAAGACGAGAATTAAGAGCGAtgttgaaacaaaaacaaaaaagcaaGCTTTAA